A window from Cytophagia bacterium CHB2 encodes these proteins:
- a CDS encoding glycosyltransferase family 9 protein — translation MAKQSLRLNFRDPEKILLHWWNRFEQFFKRRGLAVLERIFVREVITPAMVDPAAIRRILVIRQHDYLGDFLLATPVLRALRERFPHAHIGVLVRQYTAGVAAHNPYIDEVLTFEEHGWNWTPRKLWQFWRQLRRGWDLTIVLNTVSHSLTSDILA, via the coding sequence GTGGCAAAGCAATCCCTTCGTTTGAATTTTAGAGATCCGGAGAAAATTCTTTTGCATTGGTGGAACCGTTTCGAGCAATTTTTCAAACGCCGCGGCCTCGCGGTTTTAGAGCGGATTTTTGTGCGTGAGGTGATCACACCGGCAATGGTTGATCCGGCCGCGATTCGCCGTATTCTCGTGATTCGGCAGCACGATTATCTCGGCGATTTTTTGCTGGCCACGCCGGTGTTGCGTGCGCTGCGGGAACGGTTTCCGCATGCGCATATCGGCGTGCTGGTGCGGCAGTATACCGCCGGTGTTGCAGCTCACAATCCGTATATTGACGAAGTTTTGACCTTTGAAGAACATGGCTGGAATTGGACGCCGCGCAAGCTTTGGCAGTTTTGGAGGCAGCTTCGTCGCGGATGGGATTTGACGATTGTGCTCAACACGGTTTCGCATTCGCTGACCAGCGATATTCTCGCG